One segment of Rhodocyclaceae bacterium DNA contains the following:
- a CDS encoding MmgE/PrpD family protein, giving the protein MEEVTRILARYVVESRFESIPTATRHHATRTFVNWLGCAIGGSHHEGMDIALAALAPMAGAAQASVLGRGERLDILHAALLNGISSHMFDFDDTHLKTVIHPAGPVCSAILALAEHRPVSGEDFVHALVLGVEVECRIGNSVYPNHYDTGWHITGTAGVMGAAAACGKLLGLNEQQMVWALGIAATQSSGLREMFGTMCKPFHPGNAAKNGLMSALLAEKNFTSSNRGIEAPRGFAHVLSTKFDPSEIIDGLGKTFEIDLNTYKPFACGIVIHPIIDACVQLRNEHKLAGDEIESVLAKVHPLVLELTGKKTPQTGLEGKFSVYHSAAAGFIYGAAGEREYSDAVVRDARVIALRDKVTAVVDTTMHEDQTLVEVKLKDGRTLSKYVEAAIGSLKRPQTDADLEAKFRGLAEDVLPKAQVDKVLGLAWKVGALASAGDVAAAARK; this is encoded by the coding sequence ATGGAAGAAGTCACCCGAATCCTCGCCCGCTATGTCGTCGAGTCGCGTTTCGAATCGATCCCGACCGCCACCCGCCACCATGCCACGCGCACCTTCGTCAACTGGCTCGGCTGCGCGATCGGCGGCTCGCACCATGAGGGCATGGACATCGCGCTGGCCGCGCTGGCGCCGATGGCAGGCGCAGCCCAGGCCTCGGTGCTCGGCCGCGGCGAACGGCTCGACATCCTGCATGCCGCACTGCTCAACGGCATCAGCTCGCACATGTTCGACTTCGACGACACCCACCTGAAGACGGTGATCCACCCGGCCGGCCCGGTGTGCTCGGCGATCCTGGCCCTGGCCGAGCATCGTCCGGTCAGCGGCGAAGACTTCGTGCATGCGCTGGTGCTGGGCGTCGAGGTCGAGTGCCGGATCGGCAACTCGGTCTATCCGAACCACTACGACACCGGCTGGCACATCACCGGCACCGCGGGCGTGATGGGCGCGGCGGCCGCCTGCGGCAAGCTGCTCGGACTGAACGAGCAGCAGATGGTCTGGGCGCTGGGCATCGCCGCCACCCAGTCCTCCGGCCTGCGCGAGATGTTCGGCACCATGTGCAAGCCGTTCCACCCCGGCAATGCCGCGAAGAACGGCCTGATGTCCGCGCTGCTCGCCGAGAAGAACTTCACCAGCTCGAACCGCGGTATCGAGGCGCCGCGCGGCTTCGCCCATGTGCTGTCGACGAAGTTCGATCCGTCGGAGATCATCGACGGCCTGGGCAAGACCTTCGAGATCGACCTCAACACCTACAAGCCGTTCGCCTGTGGCATCGTGATCCACCCGATCATCGATGCCTGCGTGCAGTTGCGTAACGAACACAAGCTGGCCGGCGACGAGATCGAGTCGGTGCTGGCCAAGGTGCATCCGCTGGTGCTCGAACTCACCGGCAAGAAGACGCCGCAGACCGGCCTCGAAGGCAAGTTCAGCGTCTACCACTCCGCCGCGGCCGGCTTCATCTACGGTGCGGCCGGCGAGCGCGAGTACAGCGATGCGGTGGTGCGCGACGCCAGGGTGATCGCGCTGCGCGACAAGGTCACCGCGGTGGTCGACACCACGATGCACGAGGACCAGACCCTGGTCGAGGTGAAGCTGAAGGACGGTCGCACGCTCAGCAAGTACGTGGAAGCAGCCATCGGCAGCCTGAAGCGGCCGCAGACCGATGCCGACCTGGAGGCGAAGTTCCGCGGGCTGGCCGAAGACGTGCTGCCGAAGGCGCAGGTGGACAAGGTGCTGGGTCTGGCGTGGAAGGTCGGCGCGCTGGCCAGTGCCGGGGACGTGGCCGCAGCGGCGCGCAAGTAG
- a CDS encoding substrate-binding domain-containing protein, which produces MTTLNIISAGAMQAVVTALAPVFEKVSGATVSVTFGAVGQQKARVLAGEPADVILLTPEMLDDLAATGWVVPGSQRTLGRVGMGVVVPKGHPPVDVSTPEALRATMLAASMVVYPDPQIASAGRNFDNALIKLGIRDALSDRIRHFPNGNVSMTWLGEQRIPGSIGVTQVSEIKPIPTIDLLAEIPGDLQVITAYGAARAAKGREAALGQAFFDLLCSAQGRAVIVTAGFSPVD; this is translated from the coding sequence ATGACAACGCTGAACATCATCAGTGCCGGTGCCATGCAGGCAGTCGTCACCGCCCTCGCCCCCGTGTTCGAGAAAGTCTCCGGCGCGACCGTGTCGGTCACCTTCGGTGCGGTCGGACAGCAGAAGGCTCGCGTACTCGCCGGCGAACCGGCGGACGTGATCCTGCTTACCCCTGAGATGCTCGACGACCTCGCGGCCACTGGATGGGTCGTGCCGGGTTCGCAGCGCACGCTCGGCCGGGTCGGCATGGGCGTGGTGGTGCCGAAGGGTCATCCGCCGGTGGACGTGTCCACGCCGGAGGCGCTGCGTGCCACGATGCTGGCGGCCAGCATGGTCGTCTACCCCGATCCGCAGATCGCGTCGGCCGGGCGCAACTTCGACAATGCACTGATCAAGCTGGGCATCCGCGACGCGCTCTCCGACCGCATTCGCCACTTCCCGAACGGTAACGTGTCGATGACCTGGCTCGGCGAACAGCGCATCCCGGGTTCGATCGGTGTCACTCAGGTGAGCGAGATCAAGCCGATACCGACGATCGACCTTCTGGCCGAGATACCGGGCGACCTGCAGGTGATCACCGCCTACGGCGCGGCCCGCGCCGCAAAGGGCCGCGAAGCGGCGCTCGGCCAGGCCTTCTTCGACCTGCTGTGCTCCGCGCAGGGGCGTGCAGTGATCGTCACGGCGGGGTTCTCCCCGGTCGACTGA
- a CDS encoding D-aminoacylase has product MQTEPGGGSTILAASQRAPALVISNATVFDGSGAPRFAGDVAIDGDRIAALGAPGTLRGAASIDASGLALAPGFIDVHTHDDRMLIDGGAMSPKVSQGVTTVVAGNCGISLAGLSGRGRPPQPLDLLDASGEWFRFPTFRDYFDAFERHPAATNAAFLVGHSTLRAAAMDDLSRAASPAECRRMCAAIDEAMQAGAIGLSTGTFYPPAAAAPTSELIELSRRLTDCGGLYVTHMRNEAEAILPAIDETLEIGRACGIGVVISHHKVAGLANHGRSVETLARIADAMQRQPVSLDCYPYEASSTVLSASRLAMSSRVLVAWSTPHPECAGRDLAQVAAGWGIAAEEAVQRLQPAGAIYFMMDEHDVQRILAFPETMIGSDGLPHDASPHPRLWGTFPRVLGHYSRDLGLFPLEVAVHKMTGLPAARFGLHGRGRVAQGAFADLVLFDPATVIDSATFDAPVQPAAGIHTVMVNGTPVWRDGCATGERPGRVLRREGRA; this is encoded by the coding sequence ATGCAGACTGAGCCCGGGGGCGGATCGACGATCCTCGCAGCTTCGCAGCGGGCCCCCGCGCTGGTGATCTCGAACGCGACCGTGTTCGACGGCAGCGGCGCGCCCCGATTCGCCGGCGATGTCGCGATCGACGGCGATCGCATTGCCGCGCTGGGCGCGCCCGGGACGCTGCGCGGCGCAGCCTCGATCGACGCATCCGGGCTCGCGCTGGCGCCGGGTTTCATCGACGTGCACACCCATGACGACCGCATGCTGATCGATGGCGGCGCGATGTCGCCCAAGGTCAGCCAGGGCGTGACCACGGTGGTTGCCGGCAACTGCGGCATCTCGCTCGCCGGGCTCTCTGGCCGCGGCCGTCCGCCGCAGCCGCTCGACCTGCTCGATGCGAGCGGCGAGTGGTTCCGCTTCCCGACCTTCCGCGACTACTTCGATGCGTTCGAGCGTCACCCGGCCGCGACCAACGCGGCCTTCCTGGTCGGCCATTCGACGCTGCGCGCGGCCGCGATGGACGACCTGTCGCGCGCGGCATCGCCGGCGGAGTGTCGCCGCATGTGCGCGGCGATCGACGAGGCGATGCAGGCCGGGGCGATCGGCCTGTCGACCGGCACCTTCTATCCGCCGGCCGCAGCCGCGCCGACCTCGGAGCTGATCGAGCTGTCGCGCCGGCTGACCGACTGCGGCGGGTTGTACGTGACCCACATGCGCAACGAGGCCGAGGCGATCCTGCCGGCGATCGACGAGACGCTGGAGATCGGCCGGGCCTGCGGCATCGGAGTGGTGATCTCGCACCACAAGGTGGCTGGCCTGGCCAACCACGGGCGGTCGGTGGAGACGCTCGCACGGATCGCCGATGCCATGCAGCGGCAGCCGGTGTCGCTCGACTGCTACCCTTACGAAGCGTCCTCGACCGTGCTCAGCGCGTCGCGACTGGCGATGTCCTCGCGGGTGCTGGTCGCCTGGTCGACGCCGCATCCGGAATGCGCCGGCCGCGATCTTGCGCAGGTCGCGGCCGGGTGGGGCATCGCGGCCGAAGAGGCCGTACAGCGTCTGCAACCTGCAGGAGCGATCTATTTCATGATGGACGAACACGACGTGCAGCGTATCCTGGCCTTTCCCGAGACCATGATCGGTTCCGACGGCCTGCCGCACGATGCCAGCCCGCATCCGCGACTGTGGGGCACCTTCCCCCGCGTGCTGGGCCATTACAGCCGCGACCTCGGGTTGTTCCCGCTGGAGGTCGCGGTGCACAAGATGACCGGGCTGCCGGCCGCGCGCTTCGGGCTGCACGGCCGCGGCCGCGTGGCGCAGGGTGCGTTCGCCGACCTCGTGCTGTTCGACCCTGCAACCGTGATCGACAGCGCCACCTTCGATGCGCCGGTGCAACCGGCCGCCGGCATCCACACGGTGATGGTGAACGGCACGCCTGTGTGGCGCGACGGATGCGCGACCGGTGAGCGGCCCGGACGCGTGCTGCGCAGGGAGGGCCGGGCATGA
- a CDS encoding 3-hydroxybutyrate dehydrogenase, whose amino-acid sequence MSGGQRLDGKTALVTGSASGIGRAIAGVYAEAGCAVALADLNGPGAEAAAAAINAAGGRAIAVAMDVTDELQVEAGFDACTAAFGDIDIVVSNAGIQMVKPVQDFTFDEWRRMIGIHLDGAFLCTRAALRRMYAAGRGGCLLYMGSVHSREASALKAPYVSAKHALVGLAKAVAKEGGPQGVRTNVICPGFVKTPLVIAQIPELARRHGISEDEVVRTIMLKDTVDGVFTTVEDVAQTALFLAAFPSAALTGQSVIVSHGWHMQ is encoded by the coding sequence ATGAGCGGCGGGCAGCGGCTCGACGGGAAGACTGCGCTGGTGACCGGTTCAGCCAGCGGCATCGGCCGCGCGATCGCCGGGGTGTACGCGGAGGCGGGCTGCGCGGTGGCGCTGGCCGATCTGAACGGGCCAGGCGCCGAGGCGGCGGCCGCCGCGATCAACGCAGCCGGCGGCCGGGCGATCGCCGTCGCGATGGACGTGACCGACGAACTGCAGGTCGAGGCCGGGTTCGATGCCTGTACGGCCGCCTTCGGCGACATCGACATCGTGGTCTCCAACGCCGGCATCCAGATGGTCAAGCCGGTACAGGACTTCACCTTCGACGAATGGCGCCGGATGATCGGCATCCACCTCGACGGCGCATTCCTCTGCACGCGCGCCGCGCTGCGCCGGATGTACGCAGCCGGGCGCGGTGGCTGCCTGCTGTACATGGGCTCGGTGCATTCCAGGGAAGCCTCGGCGCTGAAGGCGCCCTATGTGTCGGCCAAGCACGCGCTGGTCGGCCTGGCGAAGGCGGTAGCCAAGGAAGGCGGTCCGCAGGGCGTGCGCACCAACGTGATCTGCCCCGGCTTCGTGAAGACGCCGCTGGTGATCGCGCAGATTCCCGAGCTCGCGCGGCGCCACGGCATCAGCGAGGACGAAGTGGTGCGTACGATCATGCTGAAGGACACGGTCGACGGGGTGTTCACCACGGTCGAGGACGTCGCGCAGACCGCGCTGTTCCTGGCCGCGTTTCCGAGCGCTGCGCTGACCGGGCAGTCGGTGATCGTCAGCCATGGCTGGCACATGCAATAG
- a CDS encoding MaoC family dehydratase produces the protein MTVGRHFNTGTVTMEEAEMIRFAQAFDPQPMHTDPEAGRASIFGGLIGSGWYTAALTMKLVIGGDMRSDDRGRVGLGIELLRWPTPTRPGDVLTAVTEILEARPSGSRPDRGIVKLRTLTYNQKREVMQELVANVLVPRRPA, from the coding sequence ATGACGGTCGGCCGGCACTTCAATACCGGCACGGTAACGATGGAGGAGGCGGAGATGATCCGCTTCGCGCAGGCGTTCGATCCGCAGCCCATGCACACCGATCCCGAGGCTGGGCGTGCGTCGATCTTTGGTGGCCTGATCGGCAGCGGCTGGTATACCGCCGCCCTGACGATGAAGCTGGTGATCGGGGGCGACATGCGCTCGGACGATCGCGGGCGCGTTGGTTTGGGCATCGAACTGTTGCGCTGGCCGACGCCGACCCGCCCGGGGGATGTCCTGACCGCGGTCACCGAGATCCTTGAAGCCCGTCCGTCGGGCTCGCGGCCGGATCGCGGGATCGTCAAGCTGCGCACGCTGACCTACAACCAGAAGCGCGAGGTGATGCAGGAACTGGTCGCCAACGTGCTGGTGCCGCGCCGGCCCGCCTGA
- a CDS encoding DMT family transporter, with translation MPHPPDGSGATGATVAPTAHDATARDATARAAKAQARGIVAMMISALLLMLGDSISKFLLETYPIGQVITIRQFAAVLVILAWALSVGGPSVLRIVSWRGQLVRGGLFLAGTFVILSALHRLPLATVTAITFASPIFVAALSAPVLGEKVARRLWIAIIVGFIGVLVMIRPGAASFEWALLLPVIGAAVNGVRDLVSRRLSRTDHSLSILFWSTLIVALGGLLMEPSGWLPVSAGMLAWFVLAGVINAGAHFAMIEGLRLGRAAVVTPFKYTGLVWAVLLGVLLWNEWPDRWLLLGALIVIGAGIYMSRVPATR, from the coding sequence ATGCCGCATCCGCCGGACGGCAGCGGCGCGACCGGCGCCACGGTCGCGCCGACGGCGCACGATGCGACGGCGAGGGACGCCACGGCCAGGGCGGCGAAAGCCCAGGCGCGCGGCATCGTGGCCATGATGATCAGCGCACTGCTTCTGATGCTTGGCGACTCGATCTCGAAGTTCCTGCTCGAGACCTATCCGATCGGCCAGGTGATCACCATCCGACAGTTCGCCGCGGTCCTGGTGATCCTCGCCTGGGCACTGTCGGTGGGCGGGCCGTCCGTGCTCAGGATCGTATCGTGGCGCGGCCAGCTGGTACGCGGCGGCCTGTTCCTCGCCGGCACGTTCGTGATCCTCAGCGCCCTGCACCGGCTGCCGCTGGCCACGGTCACCGCGATCACCTTCGCCAGCCCGATCTTCGTAGCGGCGCTGTCGGCACCCGTCCTGGGCGAGAAGGTCGCACGCAGGCTGTGGATCGCGATCATCGTCGGCTTCATCGGCGTGCTGGTGATGATCCGGCCGGGAGCCGCCAGCTTCGAGTGGGCGCTCCTGCTGCCGGTGATCGGCGCTGCGGTCAACGGCGTGCGCGACCTCGTGTCGCGCCGGCTGTCGCGTACCGACCACTCGCTGTCCATCCTGTTCTGGTCGACCCTCATCGTCGCGCTGGGCGGCCTGCTGATGGAGCCCTCGGGATGGCTGCCGGTCAGCGCCGGCATGCTCGCCTGGTTCGTGCTCGCCGGCGTGATCAATGCCGGCGCGCATTTCGCGATGATCGAAGGCCTGCGGCTCGGACGCGCCGCGGTGGTGACGCCGTTCAAGTACACCGGTCTGGTCTGGGCGGTGCTGCTCGGCGTACTGCTCTGGAACGAGTGGCCCGACCGCTGGCTGCTGCTGGGTGCACTGATCGTGATCGGCGCCGGCATCTACATGAGCCGGGTACCCGCGACCCGCTAG
- a CDS encoding tripartite tricarboxylate transporter substrate binding protein, whose amino-acid sequence MRAPVPRQDAVHLLSLAFAGLLLPSAAAAQPVFPAKPIRLICPFTPGGPTDQTARLLAQKVTEAWGQQVVVENRGGANGNIGMELAVKSPPDGYTWVIATVGTIAVNPSLYKLPFDMLKDFAPVIHLTSSPAVLVVNPSLPVKSVKELIALARKRPGELTFGSSGSGGLGHISGEMFKQLAGLDMVHVPYKSSAPALMDLLGGQTSMQFENTISATPHIRSGRLRALAVTTETRSPVLPSVPTVAESGLPGYANNSWNGILVPAGTPREIINRINAELVRILKEPDVRERLTGVGADIAGSTPEAFGAMIRSEIEKLAKVVKTAKVRID is encoded by the coding sequence ATGAGAGCACCCGTTCCGCGACAGGATGCCGTGCATCTGCTGTCGCTCGCGTTCGCTGGGCTGCTGCTACCTTCTGCAGCCGCAGCCCAGCCGGTATTCCCGGCCAAGCCCATCCGCCTGATCTGTCCGTTCACCCCGGGCGGCCCGACCGACCAGACCGCCCGGCTGCTGGCGCAGAAAGTCACCGAGGCCTGGGGCCAGCAGGTCGTGGTCGAGAACCGCGGCGGCGCCAACGGCAACATCGGCATGGAACTGGCGGTGAAGTCCCCGCCCGACGGCTACACCTGGGTTATCGCGACGGTCGGCACGATCGCGGTAAATCCGTCGCTCTACAAGCTGCCGTTCGACATGCTGAAGGACTTCGCGCCGGTGATCCACCTGACCAGTTCCCCGGCGGTGCTGGTAGTCAATCCGTCGCTGCCGGTGAAGTCGGTGAAGGAACTGATCGCGCTGGCAAGGAAGCGTCCCGGCGAACTCACCTTCGGATCGTCCGGTTCGGGTGGCCTCGGGCACATCTCCGGCGAGATGTTCAAGCAGCTGGCCGGGCTCGACATGGTGCACGTGCCCTACAAGAGCTCCGCACCGGCCCTGATGGACCTGCTCGGCGGCCAGACCTCGATGCAGTTCGAGAACACGATCAGCGCGACGCCGCACATCCGCAGCGGCCGGCTGCGTGCGCTGGCGGTGACCACCGAGACGCGCTCGCCGGTGCTGCCGAGCGTGCCCACGGTGGCCGAGTCCGGATTGCCGGGCTACGCCAACAATTCCTGGAACGGCATCCTCGTGCCGGCCGGTACGCCGCGCGAGATCATCAACCGCATCAACGCCGAACTGGTGCGCATCCTGAAGGAGCCGGACGTGCGCGAACGGCTGACCGGAGTCGGTGCCGACATTGCCGGGAGCACCCCGGAAGCGTTCGGCGCGATGATCCGTTCCGAGATCGAGAAGCTGGCCAAGGTGGTGAAGACGGCGAAGGTCCGGATCGACTGA
- the dusA gene encoding tRNA dihydrouridine(20/20a) synthase DusA: MMDLTDRHARFFLRLLSRHARLYTEMVTTGALLHGDRARFLRFDRAEHPVAIQLGGSDPAALAACAAFAEAEGYDEVNLNVGCPSDRVQSGRFGACLMAEPALVAEGVAAMIAAVRIPVTVKTRIGIDRDDSTERLYTLVDAVAAAGCRTLIVHARNAWLDGLSPKDNREIPPLRYPVVGQLKRDRPGLSIVINGGLQTIDDCQQALDTFALDGVMLGRAAYYSPWLLSEVDRSLFGDASRTVDRHEVVEAMIGYACARMAEGTPLASVTRHILALYQSVPGARAWRRLLSERAPRVGTAQAMGIEVMRAALACVEPGQAAA; the protein is encoded by the coding sequence ATGATGGACCTGACCGACCGCCATGCGCGCTTCTTCCTGCGCCTGCTGTCGCGGCATGCACGGCTGTACACCGAGATGGTCACCACCGGGGCGCTCCTGCATGGCGATCGCGCCCGCTTCCTGCGCTTCGACCGCGCCGAGCATCCGGTCGCGATCCAGCTCGGCGGCAGCGATCCGGCGGCACTCGCCGCCTGCGCGGCATTCGCCGAGGCCGAGGGCTACGACGAGGTGAACCTGAACGTCGGCTGCCCGAGCGACCGCGTGCAGTCCGGGCGCTTCGGTGCCTGCCTGATGGCCGAGCCGGCGCTGGTCGCCGAAGGCGTCGCGGCGATGATCGCGGCGGTACGCATCCCGGTGACGGTGAAGACCCGCATCGGCATCGACCGCGACGATTCGACCGAGCGTCTGTACACGCTCGTCGACGCGGTCGCGGCCGCTGGCTGCCGCACGCTGATCGTCCACGCGCGCAACGCCTGGCTCGATGGCCTCAGCCCGAAGGACAACCGGGAAATCCCGCCGCTGCGCTATCCGGTGGTCGGGCAGTTGAAGCGCGACCGGCCAGGGCTGTCGATCGTGATCAATGGTGGCCTGCAGACGATCGACGACTGCCAGCAGGCGCTGGATACCTTCGCGCTCGATGGCGTCATGCTCGGCCGCGCCGCCTACTACTCGCCCTGGCTGCTCTCCGAGGTCGACCGCAGCCTGTTCGGCGACGCGTCGCGAACGGTCGACCGGCATGAAGTGGTCGAGGCGATGATCGGCTACGCCTGCGCCCGGATGGCCGAAGGCACGCCGCTTGCATCCGTCACGCGCCACATCCTCGCGCTCTACCAGTCGGTACCCGGCGCCCGCGCATGGCGCCGGCTTCTCAGCGAACGCGCGCCCAGGGTCGGCACCGCCCAGGCCATGGGAATCGAGGTGATGCGCGCCGCGCTGGCCTGCGTCGAGCCAGGCCAGGCGGCGGCCTGA
- a CDS encoding FAD-binding protein — MIEAGTLDRLRALAGDRLQTTHAIREQHSRDESGHAHALPDAVLFVESTDDVSAALRLASACRMPVVPFGTGTGIEGASIPVRGGLSLDLSRMNRVLSVNVDDLDARVQAGVTRLQLNDALKEHGLFFPIDPGADASLGGMASTRASGTNAVRYGTMRENVLGLTVVTPSGEVIRTGGRARKSAAGYDLTRLFVGSEGTLGVITEVQLKLYGQPERIASAVCQFDSLEGAVRSVIETIQLGVPVARIELLDELQMQASIAYSKLDEFVPAPTLFYEFHGSEAGVAEQTATVAGLAASHGGGAFRRAEKTEERNRLWKARHAAYYAALALQPGAHSMVADVCVPISRLAECVLAAQHDSQAAGLLAPIVGHVGDGNFHVTYLARDDRERALTVSLHAALVERAIDAGGTCTGEHGIGIGKRGYLAREHGEGAVMAMQAIKHALDPLGIMNPGKVLPDAD, encoded by the coding sequence ATGATCGAAGCAGGGACCCTGGACCGCTTGCGCGCGCTGGCCGGCGACCGCTTGCAGACGACCCATGCGATCCGCGAGCAGCATTCCCGCGACGAGTCCGGCCATGCGCATGCGCTGCCGGACGCCGTGCTGTTCGTCGAGTCGACCGACGACGTATCGGCGGCACTCCGGCTCGCATCGGCCTGCCGCATGCCGGTGGTGCCGTTCGGAACCGGCACCGGCATCGAGGGCGCGTCGATCCCGGTGCGTGGCGGGCTGTCGCTCGACCTGTCGCGCATGAACCGGGTGCTTTCGGTCAACGTCGACGACCTCGATGCACGCGTGCAGGCGGGCGTGACCCGGCTGCAGCTCAACGATGCGCTGAAGGAGCATGGCCTGTTCTTCCCGATCGATCCGGGCGCCGACGCGTCGCTGGGCGGGATGGCCTCGACCCGTGCATCGGGAACCAATGCGGTGCGCTACGGCACGATGCGCGAGAACGTGCTGGGGCTGACCGTCGTCACCCCGTCAGGGGAGGTCATCCGCACCGGCGGGCGGGCGCGCAAGTCGGCCGCCGGCTACGACCTGACCCGCCTGTTCGTCGGCTCCGAAGGCACGCTGGGCGTGATCACCGAGGTGCAGCTGAAGCTCTACGGCCAGCCGGAACGGATCGCCTCCGCGGTATGCCAGTTCGACTCGCTCGAAGGAGCGGTGCGCAGCGTGATCGAGACGATACAGCTCGGCGTCCCGGTGGCGCGCATCGAACTGCTGGACGAACTGCAGATGCAGGCGTCCATTGCCTATTCGAAGCTCGACGAATTCGTGCCGGCACCGACCCTTTTTTACGAGTTCCACGGCAGCGAGGCCGGCGTGGCCGAGCAGACGGCCACCGTCGCGGGGCTGGCGGCGAGCCATGGCGGCGGTGCCTTCCGCCGGGCTGAGAAGACCGAGGAACGCAACCGCCTGTGGAAGGCGAGGCATGCCGCGTATTACGCCGCACTGGCGCTGCAGCCCGGCGCGCACAGCATGGTCGCCGATGTCTGCGTACCCATCTCGCGGCTGGCCGAATGCGTGCTGGCGGCGCAGCACGACAGCCAGGCTGCCGGCCTGCTGGCGCCGATCGTCGGCCATGTCGGCGACGGCAACTTCCACGTGACCTATCTCGCGCGCGACGATCGCGAACGCGCGCTGACCGTATCGCTGCATGCAGCACTCGTCGAGCGTGCGATCGATGCTGGTGGAACCTGCACGGGCGAGCACGGCATCGGCATCGGCAAGCGCGGTTACCTCGCGCGCGAGCATGGCGAGGGAGCGGTGATGGCCATGCAGGCGATCAAGCACGCGCTCGACCCGCTGGGGATCATGAATCCGGGCAAGGTGCTGCCGGATGCAGACTGA
- a CDS encoding D-2-hydroxyacid dehydrogenase, producing the protein MPTLMLSKNFIDEHAARLAQIEKANNTTFELVRLDTKLVYLPDEIASRIDAGFLSRDIRFGSMSHAGHYEPVPEACPHFFKPIDQSKGFKWLQIASAGIDRPIYGELMARGIRVSTGAGTHAEPIAQTTIGAMLMLSRGFMKWLPAQRAHKWHALRDAEAPKDLRGQTMVIVGVGSIGGFTAPIAKALGLKVIGVRRSPKRPDDVVDEIVHPSKLDELLPKTDWLMLCCPLSDETRGMIDARRLALLPKGAHLLNVARGPVVVEQDLIAALRSGHLGGAFLDVFETEPLQAESPLWDMPNVICTPHNSSTSDGNEARVSTIFLENLDRWCKGQPLINEVKA; encoded by the coding sequence ATGCCGACCCTGATGCTTTCGAAGAACTTCATCGACGAACATGCCGCACGGCTGGCGCAGATCGAGAAGGCGAACAACACGACCTTCGAACTGGTACGGCTGGACACGAAGCTCGTCTACCTGCCCGACGAGATCGCCTCGCGCATCGACGCCGGCTTCCTGTCGCGCGACATCCGCTTCGGTTCGATGTCGCATGCCGGGCACTACGAGCCGGTGCCAGAGGCCTGCCCGCACTTCTTCAAGCCGATCGACCAGTCGAAGGGCTTCAAGTGGCTGCAGATCGCCAGCGCCGGCATCGACCGCCCGATCTACGGCGAACTGATGGCACGCGGCATCCGCGTGTCGACCGGTGCCGGTACCCATGCCGAGCCGATCGCCCAGACCACGATCGGCGCGATGCTGATGCTGTCGCGCGGCTTCATGAAGTGGCTGCCGGCGCAGCGCGCCCACAAGTGGCATGCGCTGCGTGACGCCGAGGCGCCGAAAGACCTGCGCGGCCAGACGATGGTGATCGTCGGCGTCGGCTCGATCGGCGGCTTCACCGCGCCGATCGCGAAGGCACTCGGCCTGAAGGTGATCGGCGTGCGGCGCAGCCCGAAGCGGCCCGACGACGTGGTCGACGAGATCGTGCATCCATCGAAGCTGGACGAACTGCTGCCGAAGACCGACTGGCTGATGCTCTGCTGCCCGCTGAGCGACGAGACGCGCGGCATGATCGATGCACGCCGGCTCGCGCTGTTGCCGAAAGGCGCGCACCTGCTCAACGTCGCGCGCGGCCCGGTGGTGGTCGAGCAGGACCTGATCGCCGCGCTGCGCTCCGGCCACCTCGGCGGCGCCTTCCTCGACGTGTTCGAGACCGAGCCTCTGCAGGCCGAATCGCCGCTGTGGGACATGCCGAACGTGATCTGCACGCCGCACAACTCGTCGACCTCGGACGGCAATGAAGCGCGCGTGTCGACGATCTTCCTCGAGAACCTCGATCGCTGGTGCAAGGGCCAGCCGCTGATCAACGAAGTGAAGGCCTGA